The window AGTTTTGTATTGTCATATCCCATAACACAGTTGATAATTGAGCATGCGCTAATGATAATGCCCATAATCTTAGGTATGAAGCCGTATGTGAAATAcaatttaaacaaaattcaATAGTATGAATAACTTGATGAATCATAATGTCACCAAAATTGAATTCCTGCTTAGCTTGGTcttgttcttcttcaaCTTGTGGTCTATTTTCTTCACGCTCTTCAAGCAAGGACCTCTCCATTTGATGTTGCACTTGTTGATCTCCATTATGATTATCATTAGTGTCCActtcaaaatcaaaagCATCAAAATCATCATGGTAGCCAGCGTTTGTATCAGAATTATTGGACAATTCAAACTCCACACCCCTCAAATACCCCTTATTCCTGGTAGCCGTTAAATGATTTCTTCTCAAAACCAAGGGCTTGTATAATAGCAACCATGGTACACAAATTACAGCtgctaataacaaaataatttgtatGACACTCTGTCCAGTATACAATTTCACATCGATATTTCCAGGACTTAAAAACATATTAATTAACATATTTAATAGGCCAGGTGCCTCCCTGCCATCTTTAATCCAGTCTTTGCTCCATTTATATACAATGGCCCATGATAGGTATCCAAAAATGCTTTGCATGAATATCAATCCGGGAATAAAATTACCGATTATATCGACTCTCGACTGTCTATAACGGTAGTTAACTAGGGAAAACATAAAAGAATAAGTCATGTGAACAAAACCCATCAATATAGACAGCTTCATTTTATAGGAatttgtaaataataaccCATTTTCAGTGCCATGCCAGCTATAATCCAAGCCAAAGGGATACACTTTCCCAGGAATTTTAGTAGCCTCCAAAGTTTGTCCAATCTTAAAATCTGTGGGCCATGACCAGCCCGAACTAAAAAAAGTCATAGTTTTCGAAAAAATATCGTTATACAGCAGACCAATGTAAATGGAAAACAAGCCcattaaaagaataacATATCTGCCAGTAAATGCCATATCAAAAATTTCGTCCCTTTTCATTAAATTGAATTTACGTTCgtttaaaatcaaatataatccaactaaaaacaaaataaaaccatGTCCTGTATCACCAAACATAATACTAAACATAAATGGAAACGTAACAATAGTAGCCAAACCAGGGTTGACCTCTTTGTAGGTGGCAATACCGTAAGCATCAACAATAGATTGGAAGGCTTGGGTGAATTTATTAGTTTTATGGTAAGTTGGTGGCAACCTGTTAGTTTCCACAAGACTAATAACAGGTTTTAAACTGTCCGCATGATGCAAATCAGTATAATCTCTTAGTCTGTTGGTTGTCTCTAATATCAAACTCGTTGGGATCCAGCCTTCCCCCAATAACGCAGTACtatcattttcaatatttttgaatagATTCATGGTCACATACACATATTTTTCAGCAGAAATAGTTTGAAACCATTTAGGCAATTGATCTGCAATTACGAGTATTTCTGTGTATAGGGATTGCTCTGTGGCTTCCAAAATATGACTCAGTTCTTCAATACGAATGTTCAAGTTAGCACCATTATTAGCACCGTCATTATTGTTGGGGAAGTCATAAATCTTAGCATTCAATGATTCTACAATTTTTCTAACCCTagctaataatatttcacCATGcgtaaatataataaagcaGTCTTTGTCTTTTTCTACAGCTTCATCTTCGGAATTTGCGTCtggttttatatatttattattattaacatttaTTGGAGTATgatggaaaaataaattaccACGTAAGACCCTCCACAATATTCTATTTAAAGGTTCAATTTTATCTCTATCAATAGAACCAACAATCAAGGAACCGTAATGATTATTAAATacgttgttattgttgttataaatttcttcatcttcatcgtCTGATATCGCAAAGGTAGATAAATCATCACTAGGGATGTTAGCAGACTCACGATTTGATAgtaaattttgattttcctCTAAATCTGTTGCAGTATCACCACCAATCACTAAACCTGGATTATAACttaaaaatttaccaaCTTCATATAAAACACACCTTTCATCTAACAATTTTAGTAATTTGGATTTTAGCTCCAAATAGGAATCATTTAACTGCTGCAATCtattttggaaaagtttaatttcctcacaaatattattaatgtcATCTATACGAGGAATGTTCATGTGCTCAGGGTTATTGTAAGAATTCAATCTAGTACTGGTATCACTGGCATCAGTTATGGTGGGtggtaaatatttaaaagtgTCATTTGAATGTAACTTTACAATATGGTCCATATAATCCAACGAATGCTGGATGtcgtttaatttttttatttgaaaggCATAACTTCTTTGGAAAGTACTTTTATGGAGatttaaatctttaaacATGATTACTCCACATTCCcctaataaatataaagtttCTCTAGATATTTCTGTTGGGATGTATAATTCTATAAAGGACATATCTGCAGATCTGAAGATAGCCTCTTCCTTAACACCCAGCCCTCTCATTTGGTTTtaatctctttttttttctatcttttaaaattcaaaaGTTACTTTTGGGCGACCGGCTGAAAAGGACAGGattgtattattagaaaGAAATCGCTAAAACTATtagaatataaaataattaaaaggtatataaaaactttgcgataataataattatgatattatgtattttgttgtatttgataaataatcaaatatttttaaaagggGGGCGCGTTAGCGggtgtatttttattatggtttttaaaaaaggaaaagaaaagaaaaaaaaaaaaaaaaaaatggtttcGTATAAAATGATACACAATTTACGGATACATGGCAGGAACTATTGTTGCTATTGAGACCGAGAAGGGCTAAATGCAGGTTCACAATTAGTAAATCGGATAACAAGTCTGGGGTTATATAATCATTTctaacgaaaaaaaaaaaaaaaaaaaaaaaaacaaaatgaaaTGAGCTGTACCAATGATATCTACAATGTATATGAACTTATCGATAatggtttatattttcccCTATGGTAAAATATACAAGATTTCAACGGAAAGCACTCGGACACGGACAAGCAAAGCCGAAAGAAAACcgaaaacaaaaagggaGAAGTGGGAGGAACAGCaatcttttcatttttttttttttttttaataaataaatgaatgaGGGGGGGAAAGAAGGGAATCGATctccattttctttttctacaCGTTTTGATCtccccttttcttttcttttcttttcttttttcttttcccataaaaaaaaacatacatTTACTTACTCATATTAATATCTTATTTCGCTATGTATCCATCTTTACCATATCAATTTACCCATCTATATTTACTCAATCTAATATAatgggggaaaaaaaaaaatttagaaaaggataaaaattaaacgtTAACATAGATCtctccttctttttttcttttttattttattgttaatcaaagaaaccaaaaaaaaaaaaaaaaaaaaaaaaaaaaaaaaggaatatgCATGgtattattcaaaataacattaatCCAAATAACACttttatcaataacaacaatactgCGGATAATGACTTAAACAAGGAAAACGAAACTAATGCTAACGATATATCAGCCACCATACAACCACATTTGATTATccctaaaaaaagaagaggatTAAAAGCAAGACTGGACAAtccttttattaataatatgagCCGCGATGACTTTGATAACAAAGGCAAGGATTTGTTGAATCATCCAACTATTTTGGCAACCGATGTTAACAAACCTAATGAGTTAGCCTATCCTACCAGAATATTCTCCAGTAGTATTAGTCAAACACCAAATACCAATATATTCAAAACACCGGAaatattaccaaaaaacaataactATAATAACGATATCattggaaataaaagagTATTTTCATTACCAAGCCAAAGTCTCATAACGGAGCAGATTATCGACTCACAAAAGCCATCAAAGTGTGACACTGTGAAAGATAACAATTTTCCAGCAGAAGAAGTCACAGCTTATGCAATCTCATCGTCCTATGATGATACTACTGATAGTTCAACAACAATCATAtatagatttaaaaaaatagcttTACTAGGTAAGGGAAATTATAGTCAAGTGTATTTATACGAAAATATAACAGCagattttgataaaaaagaagacaGTAGAGATACTACTAAAATACCGAGATTTGTTGCCTGTAAACACATAGAGTATCCTAAGGAGTTAGTCAAAAGGTTTTCTAATGATAGCAATATAGATGATACTCCCACGCCTTCAACACCAAACTATCACAGAAAAATCACTACCACTAGCGCTTTTACCAGTGCGGACACTGATATGCTATTACGTGTGGAAAGTTCCCTCTGTAGAGAATTACAAGTTTTAAAAGGTTTGAATCATCCATGTGTATTAAAATTGTATGCTGTAAACAATTTAGCCTTTATTACATCAACTCATCCATTACTAAGTCATTGCAATAACATTCCTGACaattttgttgataatgGATCTAAAAGATTACCGGAATGTTACATGTTTACCTCTTATTGTAAATATGGCGATTTACTAAGATTGGCTAAACTAGCAGAACTATCATCATTAAGTATACAACGTATATTTGCTGAAATTGTGATTGCtgttaaatatttacatgAAAATTTGATCATTCACAGAGATTTAAAACTAgaaaatatctttataaatTACAATTATTATGAGTTGGAAAATGGTGGTGGTAATGCCCCAGATTTTTCTCATCCTGTTATCAAAATTGGTGATTTTGGGTTATGCAAGAAATTATCTGATCCGAATGAACTATGCACAACCAGATGTGGATCGGAAGATTATGTGGCCCCGGAGATATTGATGGGATTGGCATATGACGGAAGGTTGACTGATTGTTGGGCATTAGGTGTTATTTTATACGGGTTGCTTGAAGATATATTACCATTCGATGTAAATGCCTTAACACCCAATGCAATTGGTTCCCCAACTATGAGAAGAAGAATCAGCGGAGGTGCGAATACCAGAAAAAGATCCACAGCCCACAAAATAGCGAGGTATGATTGGAAATGGATTAAAGTAGGAGATGAGGACGACCTTCTAACACAAAAGtcaaaaattattgtaGAGAATTGTTTGATCAGAAGAAATCAAAGGTGggatattgataaaatttatcataCCGAATATGTTTCATCGATAGCTTGTAAATTAACATTTgtataaacaaatatttgtatagactattattattattattaaataaaaaataaaaaataaaaaaaaaataaatgtttttgaaTGTGTAAACACAAAAAACATTGGTTCCTAGCAGGATCGAACTGCTGATCCCCGCGTTATTAGCACGGTGCCTTAACCAACTGGGCCAAGGAACCAAATACAATGACGTGCAACACTGAAAAAACAATCCTGTGTGTAAAACTATGAAAAATTGGATATGTTACCGTTTAGAAAGAATAGTTAGATgtatacacatatatacGAACAGAATAAGGTAGTTGACGTATCTTAAACCAAGAAATTTCCCCTCTAtggcaataataacacatTGTGATGAAATAGGATTCATTAGTAACAACAGATTTGTAATATTTGACATTGTATAATAGAATCTTATGAAAGATTATAaacaattggaaaaaaggaacaagaaaaaaaatgattaagAGTTAAAagtgatatatatatatatatatatattgtttaGAGAAATATTGTTGCTAATAAAAAGAAGTCACACTCACGTGCAAATGACCAACATCAAAAGCCAAGGGGTAACgggtataataataactacTATATTGCAACTTATATTCACGTTATGGATAATGCTCCCAtcataaattatatttgtCGTATCAATTATATAAAGTGATTGATATTGCCACttttttacatttatatttatatttgtttttttttttcttttttctttttgttcttttcaCACTCAGAacctttttaaaacttgaaAAATCTATATTTCTCTTTTTGGGTGTTTTTTTgggtgttttttttttgttttttttttgttttttttttttgctttttcaCATAcacataaataaataaaaataaacaaacagGATAATTTAACAACCAATCACTAATCACTTCATAACTAATACACTCAATTTACCGAAATGACTGTTCAAGAAACCGAATCTTTTGTTATTGTCAAGCACCCAGAAAACCCAGAAACATCCGTTACAATCTTAAAATACGGTGCCACCGTCTATTCTTGGAAATTAGCAAACAAAGAACAATTGTGGTTATCAGACGCTGCAAAACTAGATGGCAGCAAACCTGTCAGAGGTGGTATTCCATTGGTCTTTCCAGTTTTTGGTAAACACCAATTGGATACGGCTACAGCAAACATTGCCAACGCTAATGATGTTAAATTGAGTAAATTACCTCAGCACGGCTTAGCAAGAAATTCTACTTGGGAATTTTTAGGTCAAACCAAAGAGAATCCACCAACTATCCAGTTTGGATTATACTCGGAAATTgcaaataaagaattaacTTCTATCTGGGATTATGATTTCGAATTGATTTATACTATTGAATTGAACAAAGATAGTTTGAAGACTGAAATCGAAGTCAGCAACCCAGCAAAATCTGATAAATCATTCAAATTCAATTGGTTATTCCACACATATTTGAGAATTGAAGATATTGAGGACACTTTTATTTCCAACTTAAAGGGTGTTAATGTGTACGAccaattattaaaacaatcaTATAACGATGTTCAGCCAGTCGTTACTTTCCATGAAGAAGTAGACAGGGTTTATAAGAATGTCAGAGAAGATAGAGACATTCAAGTTGTTGATAAGGGTAAACCCATCCACACCATcaaaagaattaatttGCCTGATGCTGTTGTGTGGAACCCATGGGTTAACAAGAGTAATGGCATGAGTGACTTTGAACCTAAAACaggatttaaaaaaatggtttgTGTCGAACCTGGCCACGTACATGattttatagttttaagCCCTGGTTCCAAATGGAAAGCTTCGCAAATACTTTCCAAAGATGAATTGAAATACCAGgttatttgaaatatataatcgtttaattataaatcacaattatttaaatgcgtgtattattttatttgcttGATTATAAAGTTTGGCTACTTATAATTTCAATATTCACCCTtggccttttttttatttttttcttttatttatttatttctttctttctttctttctttttcgtGTGGGTGTTTTTAACAATACAATTACTAAAAAGACTAAATAAAATTCGGCCTCGATTggctttttttatttttttttattctataaatataaaaaaactgataattaaaaaaaaaaaaaaaaaaaaaaaaagggagaCCATATTTTACTTAATTATTACAACACATATATCATATAGTCTTTAGAAGCCTTTTaattagtaaaaataattatttaaaaaaaaaaaacatatataaataaataaataaaactaaaccaaacaaacaaacaaacaacaatatcaacaaaaatactCTAAATTTTCTATTAAGGATGTCCAATTCTGAACAACAAGACCCCTTGGCTCAGTTGCAATCTTTAATTGCCAAGCTAGCTGCCACTCAATTGCCTtcatttgaagaaaaagttaacgAGAATTTAGCTTCCCCTGTAGCTACCAATAACACTAACGTATCTTCCAAAAAGTATGATGATGAAtactttaaatatatttctcAAGAATATATCACGTTCACATACACTTCTCCGACCATCTATCATGTAGTCCAGTACTTCGCTAATCAgttggaaaaaaatgggTTCGTCTACttaagtgaaaaaaaagaagccGATTGGAGCTCTTCCCTTAAGGGCAAAAAATCTGGAAAATTTTATACAACTAGAAACGGTACTAACTTGGCTGCCTTCATAATTGGGTCTGATTGGGAAGTCGAAAATGGGGTTGGTGCCATTGGTTCCCATATTGATGCATTAACTGCTAAATTAAAACCTTCTTCAATTAAACCTCTTGTAGGGGGTTTCGAATTGTTAGGGGTTGCCCCATATGGTGGCACATTAAACGATTTATGGTTTGATAGAGACTTAGGTATCGGTGGTCGTGTCTTGTACGAAGACAACGAAAAATCAGGTCAAATCAAAAGCGCCTTAATCAATTCAACACCTCATCCAATTGCTCGTATCCCATCGTTGGCTCCTCATTTTGGTCAAGATGCTGTCGGTCCATTTGATAAAGAGACTCAAGCTGTCCCAGTAATTGGTTATTTTTCTCCAAGtgaagaagatgataaAGCTACAGATGATGAGAAAAAATCACCATTGTTTGGCAAGCACTCAATTCATTTATTAAGATATATTGCACAATTGGCTAATATTAAAGTCAGTCAAATCCAACAATTGGACTTAGATTTATTTGATGTCCAAAAGGGTACTTTTGCcggtattaaaaatgatttcATTATTGCCCCAAGATTAGATGATAGATTATGCTCGTTTAGCGCTATAAATGCCTTAACAGATTATGCCAACAATAGCAGTATTGATGAATCTTCGTTTAACATTGTTACTTTATACGATAATGAAGAAATTGGCTCGTTGTCAAGACAGGGCGCTAAGGGCGGTTTAATGGAAAGTACTGTCCAAAGAGTTGTTTCCAATTATTTTGCTGAGGATGATAATATCACAGAATCATTGATAAAGAGCGGGTTTGCTAACtcctttattatttcagCAGATGTTATTCACATGGATAACCCAAATTTCACTGATGTGTACTTAGAAAACCATAAGCCTAAGCCCAATGTTGGGCTAACTATTAGTCTCGATTCTAATGGTCACATGGCTACAGATGTCGTGGGTACTTGTTTGGTTGAAAAATTGGCAAAGGCCAATGACGATAAATTGCaatatttccaaattaAGAATAATTCAAGGTCTGGAGGTACTATTGGCCCTTCAATTGCTTCTCAAACTGGAACTCGTACTATTGATATGGGTATTGCTCAATGGTCTATGCATAGTATTAGAGCATCTACCGGGTCTAAAGATGTAGGATTAGCAATTAAGTTTTTCACTGGATTTTTCAAGAATTGGAGATCAGTTTACAACAAATTTGGTGATTTATGATTAATaatcaattattttttttctccttcccttttaaaaattgttaaaaagtttatacctttataaaaataacatttgtccttttcctttttttataccACTTTTCCCTCTTTTTGAGTCTTACATTTTGTAAAATCTTCAATTGTAACACCAGACTTTTCGCACATTTGTCTAAATATTCCagattcatttttaaacaaatttatcGGCTTATCAAACTGAGCAATCTCACCACGTTCCAATACTAGAATACGatcataatttaaaatagtAATTAGCCTATGAGCTATACATAGAATAGTACAATCAGAAAATTCCTTAACTATCTTTGATTGAATTTTGGCATCTGTCTCATAATCAACATTACTTGTTGCCTCatctaaaattaaaatctttGATTTTCTTACCAAAGCTCTTGATAAAGCTAAAAGCTGTCTTTCACCTAGAGAAAAATTCTGCCCATCCTCTTCAACGATTTGATCTAAATGGAACTTGTGCAAAACAGAGGGATTGGCATCGTGTGTTGATTCTATATTTTGTAACTCTTCCGGCTCAATGGCACCACTTCTAGCCAAGGCATTCCATAATAAACTATCTGGATAATTACCAAATGGATCCAAGTTTTTCCTTATATTACCTCTAAACAAGACAGGATCTTGTGGAATAATGGTCAACTTACTACGCAGATCAAATAATCCAATCTTACTAATGTCTATACCATCAATAACAATTCTACCACTAACCAATTCTACCAATCTATACAATGCTGTCATAATCGTACTTTTACCAGCACCAGTCCTGCCACAAATACCTATTCTTTCACCACCTTTAATATTCAGATCaatgtttttcaaaattaagGGTAACCCATGCTTGTATCTTAAACaaacattttcaaaatcaataGCACCATTTTCAGGCCAACTCTCCCTTGGTTTTAATTCTTGAATGCGATATTTAGATTCCTGTGGCAGATTTGTAGCATATTCAACCACTCTTTCTGTACTATTCATATCATTTTCAGCTTCAGTAACTGCCCTTAATAATGCGTTCAAAACGTTTGGCAACTGCAATACATAACTTAGCATGACACCAGTACTTGATGCACTAACATTAAATTGCCTGGTGATACATAACATGGTAACAATTAACGAGCAAGCACTCGTAGTCATATTCATAGATATTGTTGACCATCTTCTAATAGCCACAGTCAGGTAACTTGCCTCGTTTTGTCTGTCCATCAACAcgtcatttctttttaaaaacattttttccattttaaaAGACTTGATGGTTTGTTTACCGCCTAAAACGTcgttaaaattattaaaaacaaatgacCTTTGAACAGCTTCTAAACGCTTAACTTCTCTTGAACTGCTTTGGTAATAATCAGCAATAAAAGCAAAAGCCAGGACTAAAAAGGGAACAAAAATGGCAAACCAGGGCAAATATACAATGCACAAAActataataccaataaaatTGGCAAATTGATAGATTAGTAATCTTACTTGCTCTACTAAATCATTATCCAATGTATCTGTATCCTTAGTAAACCTATTCAAAATACGACCTACTGGTGTTTCATCAATATATGTCATGGTGGTGTGCAAC is drawn from Saccharomycodes ludwigii strain NBRC 1722 chromosome V, whole genome shotgun sequence and contains these coding sequences:
- a CDS encoding V-type ATPase subunit a family protein (similar to Saccharomyces cerevisiae YMR054W | STV1 | Similar To VPH1) → MRGLGVKEEAIFRSADMSFIELYIPTEISRETLYLLGECGVIMFKDLNLHKSTFQRSYAFQIKKLNDIQHSLDYMDHIVKLHSNDTFKYLPPTITDASDTSTRLNSYNNPEHMNIPRIDDINNICEEIKLFQNRLQQLNDSYLELKSKLLKLLDERCVLYEVGKFLSYNPGLVIGGDTATDLEENQNLLSNRESANIPSDDLSTFAISDDEDEEIYNNNNNVFNNHYGSLIVGSIDRDKIEPLNRILWRVLRGNLFFHHTPINVNNNKYIKPDANSEDEAVEKDKDCFIIFTHGEILLARVRKIVESLNAKIYDFPNNNDGANNGANLNIRIEELSHILEATEQSLYTEILVIADQLPKWFQTISAEKYVYVTMNLFKNIENDSTALLGEGWIPTSLILETTNRLRDYTDLHHADSLKPVISLVETNRLPPTYHKTNKFTQAFQSIVDAYGIATYKEVNPGLATIVTFPFMFSIMFGDTGHGFILFLVGLYLILNERKFNLMKRDEIFDMAFTGRYVILLMGLFSIYIGLLYNDIFSKTMTFFSSGWSWPTDFKIGQTLEATKIPGKVYPFGLDYSWHGTENGLLFTNSYKMKLSILMGFVHMTYSFMFSLVNYRYRQSRVDIIGNFIPGLIFMQSIFGYLSWAIVYKWSKDWIKDGREAPGLLNMLINMFLSPGNIDVKLYTGQSVIQIILLLAAVICVPWLLLYKPLVLRRNHLTATRNKGYLRGVEFELSNNSDTNAGYHDDFDAFDFEVDTNDNHNGDQQVQHQMERSLLEEREENRPQVEEEQDQAKQEFNFGDIMIHQVIHTIEFCLNCISHTASYLRLWALSLAHAQLSTVLWDMTIQNSFSSHSPGSFLSVFKVVALFAMWFVLTVCVLVLMEGTSAMLHALRLHWVEAMSKFFEGEGYAYEPFSFKNLEQEGNTVE
- the PRR1 gene encoding serine/threonine protein kinase PRR1 (similar to Saccharomyces cerevisiae YKL116C | PRR1 | Pheromone Response Regulator) — translated: MHGIIQNNINPNNTFINNNNTADNDLNKENETNANDISATIQPHLIIPKKRRGLKARLDNPFINNMSRDDFDNKGKDLLNHPTILATDVNKPNELAYPTRIFSSSISQTPNTNIFKTPEILPKNNNYNNDIIGNKRVFSLPSQSLITEQIIDSQKPSKCDTVKDNNFPAEEVTAYAISSSYDDTTDSSTTIIYRFKKIALLGKGNYSQVYLYENITADFDKKEDSRDTTKIPRFVACKHIEYPKELVKRFSNDSNIDDTPTPSTPNYHRKITTTSAFTSADTDMLLRVESSLCRELQVLKGLNHPCVLKLYAVNNLAFITSTHPLLSHCNNIPDNFVDNGSKRLPECYMFTSYCKYGDLLRLAKLAELSSLSIQRIFAEIVIAVKYLHENLIIHRDLKLENIFINYNYYELENGGGNAPDFSHPVIKIGDFGLCKKLSDPNELCTTRCGSEDYVAPEILMGLAYDGRLTDCWALGVILYGLLEDILPFDVNALTPNAIGSPTMRRRISGGANTRKRSTAHKIARYDWKWIKVGDEDDLLTQKSKIIVENCLIRRNQRWDIDKIYHTEYVSSIACKLTFV
- a CDS encoding glucose-6-phosphate 1-epimerase (similar to Saccharomyces cerevisiae YMR099C | glucose-6-phosphate 1-epimerase (hexose-6-phosphate mutarotase)) translates to MTVQETESFVIVKHPENPETSVTILKYGATVYSWKLANKEQLWLSDAAKLDGSKPVRGGIPLVFPVFGKHQLDTATANIANANDVKLSKLPQHGLARNSTWEFLGQTKENPPTIQFGLYSEIANKELTSIWDYDFELIYTIELNKDSLKTEIEVSNPAKSDKSFKFNWLFHTYLRIEDIEDTFISNLKGVNVYDQLLKQSYNDVQPVVTFHEEVDRVYKNVREDRDIQVVDKGKPIHTIKRINLPDAVVWNPWVNKSNGMSDFEPKTGFKKMVCVEPGHVHDFIVLSPGSKWKASQILSKDELKYQVI
- the APE1 gene encoding metalloaminopeptidase APE1 (similar to Saccharomyces cerevisiae YKL103C | APE1 | AminoPeptidase), with the translated sequence MSNSEQQDPLAQLQSLIAKLAATQLPSFEEKVNENLASPVATNNTNVSSKKYDDEYFKYISQEYITFTYTSPTIYHVVQYFANQLEKNGFVYLSEKKEADWSSSLKGKKSGKFYTTRNGTNLAAFIIGSDWEVENGVGAIGSHIDALTAKLKPSSIKPLVGGFELLGVAPYGGTLNDLWFDRDLGIGGRVLYEDNEKSGQIKSALINSTPHPIARIPSLAPHFGQDAVGPFDKETQAVPVIGYFSPSEEDDKATDDEKKSPLFGKHSIHLLRYIAQLANIKVSQIQQLDLDLFDVQKGTFAGIKNDFIIAPRLDDRLCSFSAINALTDYANNSSIDESSFNIVTLYDNEEIGSLSRQGAKGGLMESTVQRVVSNYFAEDDNITESLIKSGFANSFIISADVIHMDNPNFTDVYLENHKPKPNVGLTISLDSNGHMATDVVGTCLVEKLAKANDDKLQYFQIKNNSRSGGTIGPSIASQTGTRTIDMGIAQWSMHSIRASTGSKDVGLAIKFFTGFFKNWRSVYNKFGDL